The segment CTCCCTCAAGCCGGGCGCCTTCCTGGGCGGGGGCAGCTCGGCCTCCCCGCGGCGCGTGGTCGTCCAGGCCTCCACCAGCGAGCTGCTCAAGTGCCTGGGCGAATTCCTCTGCCGCCGGTGTTACCGCCTCAAGCACCTGTCGCCCACGGAGCCCATCCTGTGGTTGCGCAGCGTGGaccgctcgctgctgctgcagggctggcaggACCAGGCCTTCATCACCCCGGTCAACGTGGTCTTCGTCTACCTGCTGTGCCGGGAGGTGATCGACGGGGATTCGGTCTCCAGCGAGCACAACCTGCAGGCGGCGCTGCTCACCTGCCTCTATCTGTCCTACTCCTACATGGGCAACGAGATCTCCTACCCGCTCAAGCCCTTCCTGGTGGAGGCGGCGAAGGACGCCTTCTGGGACCGGTGCCTTCGCATCATCAACGCCATGAGTGGCAAGATGCTCCGGATCAACGCCGACCCCCACTACTTCACCCAGGTCTTCGCCGACCTCAAAAACGAAGGCAGCACCCGCGAGGACTTTGCTCGCGTCCTGGACCGGTGACTGGCTCAGTGCACAAAGGAccaactgcccccctccccgccaacctCATGTGCAGCGCAGCCTTCGCCTTGCTGTGACCTTTAAAGACCAGCTTGCGGCGAGCCAGGGATTTTCCTCTGGCTCGCCTGGGCCAGATCTCCCCGGAGCCAGGCCAGACTCATCCAAACACTTACAAGAAATCTGGcttggctgcccctccccccccccccccatgagccaACAACAGGGGGTGTCTGTGTGCAGCGTGGGGGAGGCAGCCTTCAGCTCCGGTGTCTGTGTCAGAGACAGAAGAGGAGCAGCCAAAGGCCAATAGTGTGATTCCCTTTGAATAGGCCCATAAGTGCCTGTaggttccctcctcccctccccaccccccagtgccatgTTCGTGGCTTGTTCATTTCTTCTTTTGGGTCTGCTTGAAATGCATTCCAAAGCGATGGGAAAAATCCCAGGGAGGATCTAAAATATACACGTGACGCGCGCTTTAGCTTCGGTCGCTGATGTATTTGTACAGGTGAATTCGGCCTTTCGAACTAGCCCTGCCTTGCTTAGAAAACCTCCCGCCTGCTCCTTGCCAGAAACTGGGCCAGCTGGTGCGTTGTACAGTCACGCCAGAGCCTTCCTTTCGGTACCTGTCTGAGCTCTGCAGCCGGGAATCGGCGCTGGCCGATGACTGGGACAAGTAGCTGATGTCCCCTCCTAAGGAATCTCCAGGTGCGTGGGGGTATGGGGGAAGTGGGCCAGGCTGTAGATGGAGGGTACTGGTATCATGATTGGGCTTTGATTGTCCTGGGCGTGGCCTTGGCAACTGATGAGCCAGGGCTAGAAGCATTTGAACAGGCAGTGGCTGCCCCGTCTTTTGAAGCAGGTCCCCAAGGTGTCGTGTGGTGGAAGCAGGGGATGGAGGAGCTGAGagatggctggctggggctggggagtgaggggcagggctggctggctggggggacaggggcagggctgaccAGCAGAGGTGCTGCAAGCCTGCGCACTACTGGTTTTGTTTGTGAGTTTCCTGCCCCCGTCCCCTGGCAGGTCCCCTCAGGGTGCGAGTGACCCCATGATCCCTTTACTCCCTGATCCCCACCTGGGTCCCCGTGAATCTTGCTCCCCCGGTGTTACATTGACTAAATCTCATTTGAAAAGTCTCCTGTACCCCACCAAGCGTGTGGGGTGGGTTCGGCACCTGGCGTCTCTCTCTGCTTGCCTGTCCCATTGCTAGTCTGGCTGCAGGATTGGGGGATGTGCTAACCCCCCCTTGCTgtctggggctgctccagccttGGGCCCAGCCCCCCTCCTTTGTCCCCAGCCTGGCTAATTCATCCCTACCTGGCAGGGCCCCTGCAGTGTGCCCACTCTGAAGAGGGTTTGCAGATAGGATCTAGGGAGGGGGTGCGCAGGATCTGCCgcagggatggtgctggggggTAGAATGGCTggaggagtgagggctccaggccATTCCAGAGGAGTGTGTCCCCATAATCAGGGGGGTGTAACTGAAATGGACTgcgggggatggggtgtgtgaaTATCGGGGACACTCTTCCTGCAAGGCACGGTGGATTGTGGGTCACCATTACAAATTCACACTTCGCAGActcttcccagcccccccccccccccgccgcccccgggGAGGTAGGGCAGTATTACCACCCCACTTtatagattgggaaactgaggcacagagccagcaAGTCGCTTGCCTGAGGCCACAGAGGGAATTACTGTCAGAACTGGGAGGCTTTTCATCCTGCAGGCAGAGCACTGACCTacagccctggctgcagggaaaCCTAAGGCTAGGCGCTCGGATACTGCAGCGACCGGGCCGCCGCATACGtatctaccctgtttccccgaaaataagacatcctccgaaaataaggcctacttacagttttgcctctcgttgtaatataaggcatcccccgataataagacctccccgataataaggcatccaccgatgtgtaccgtattcttcttcattgaaaaataagacatcccctgaaaataagacctagcgcatctttgggagcaaaaattaatataagacactgtcttattttcggggaaacagggtagctcgGAGGCCTGGGTCACTTGGAGCTGGACTGGAGTGCAGGGGACAAATCCTGCGTGGCAGGGTGCAGGCTGGGAGGTCTGAGAGGTCTTCTCCATCTCCAGCACCTGGGCTTGCAGCTTCACCTGCCCTCGGCTTGGCTCCTATTGGCGCCTGAAGCCAAGAGAGATCTTCCCAAGGGACGAGCCTTCGCGCCTCTCCTCCACGATCGGGTGGTTGGGAGGGCGCGGAGCTGGTGCCAGGCTGGAGGCCGTGCCCAGGTCACAGAACGAGGTAGCTGACAAACGCACGCAGAGCGATGGGCAGGGAAACCCCGGGGAGGCTACCAGACCCCGCGCATCAGGATTTCCTGTGGCGGCGCCGCCCTGCTGGTGAAAACTGTCAGGCGCCTCCAGAGGTGTGGTGGCTCATCCCACTCAGCCTTGCGTTGGGTGGGGAGGCCGTGCTGCCCTCTCGCGGGAGCTCGGGGTGCTGCAGGGGTGCACCGGTGGCCTTTGCCATGGTGTATCAGTGCCCGATGTGGTGCCGATTGGTTAATTGACGCTCTGCACCACGGTAGCTGCACCACGGTAGTTACAGCCGCAGTCAGGTTTTATAACCAGCCTGCCTGGGGAGTTCTTGGCCGTAGCGATAAGCCGGTGGGTAGACTGCACCTAGTTCTACGATGGCTCATCAAAAACGTTTCCTGGGTGCCCTGCGCTAGGCCCGACCAGGGCTCAGCTGCTCACAGCCAGGTTAGCTCTGAGGCCCTTAACAACGTCCCCAAGGCAGAGTTCCTAAAAGCCCCGACTCCCGGGAGGTCTGctcccaggatctggcccttacaggAAACAGGAACCCAGTCATGGACTCTTTCTCGCTCCCCCTTAAAGGGGCCCTGCAAAGAAATGGGACTTGTGCCTTTTGGTGTTCCCTTTATGATGGATAAATAAGGGCTGAGACCTTGGACCCATAAAAAGGGATTGGTTTTGACCTGAGCTAGTCAGGACGTGTCTCTATGGCAGCTTCAGCCCTAACAAAACGAGCTCCAGCCGTGTGGGGAAGGGCCTGTTTTCAACGCTGCTGGTTGTGTTGACAGCTGTTAACACCGATGCCCAATGAACCCCTGGGAGAAAGGCCATCTTTGTTAAAGAGTCACCTGGTCAAGGTGGCAGCCAGGGACTCCTCCGGCAAACCCCAGGGGGCTCCAGACCTGACTCCCAGCAATTTGTACCGGGACAAAAATCAGATTCAAAATATCCCCCAAGCTCAGGCTTCTCTTTGTGCATCAACGCAGCCGAGCAAGGGCACAATCCCAGACAAGTCACGGTCAGGTCAAAGACCCCCTTCACAGCAATGAGGAGGTTCCCGAGCACCCGGACGGCATTCCCGGGCCCTGCACCTCTCCGGGGCGCTTGGCGGCGTTGCTTGTGTGCATAGATACATTATTTATAGGCCGGGTATATAAAGTCACTTTATATACACACCCAGCCCTACTGTATCATAGCTATATGTATATTTTTCTATGAGAGAGTATCAGTAACTAACATGGGGATGGGCCCAAATGCCTTGTTGCTTTTTCTAATTAAAAGATCAACTCCACGACTCCAGAAGCTTAGGTCGTgtcacccagccccgccccaagtGACCCTAAAATCGGGATCGTCGGCGAAATCCACGCCGGTTGCTGCTAAACCAACATCCACCgccatccttccctccctccccgacgTCCCCTGGCCCCCGGTGGATATGCTGTTGTGTAAATAGCCTTGTGTGAAACGTCGCGAGCGGGTACGTGACGATTGTGCATGTAAAGATGATTTATTTAATTTGTCGCTATCTTTCTCTTTCCATTTGTGGAGCTGTTTTTCAGCAGTGAGTTTCTTATTTAAAACTGGGAGTGGGGGGATCCCCCCCAGCCAAACACGCCGCTCTGGATTTTCTTCCAGAAGGGGAGGACATTAAAGCGCATTCCTCAGATCAGGATTGATGCATTTTCACTGGAACTGGACTCtgcttatttttaatatttgttgCATTTCTTCTTTGGAACCACTATTTATTTGGGTGGAGCTGTCcagcctcctccttccctcccccacccccaaagacaCCCATGAGCTGAGGGGCTTTGGGGGGTGATTCCGGACACAGACTTGTCCCTTGGTCCCGGTACCAGGGCGTGGCCAGTGTTGCTACAAAGGCCAAAGAACCATGAGACTGCAGTGGGAGGTTCCACCTGGCAATGTGGCGATTCTCCCAACAGACGGAGGGGTCTTCGCTTGCACGCCCCTCCCAGTGCGGAATGAAGATGACAGTCGATATTTAAAGCAAaaactcttcccttcccctcaccccctggaGGTGTTTGAAATCTGTTTGTAATATTTACTATCTCAGACTTGCCTACATGTCCGATTTCTAAATGTGTCATTGCTGGGAGCGAGCCGCCCCCCAGGTGCTCCAGGGACGGAGCCTTGTCACAGGCTCAAGTATTTTCTGCTGATGACCGTGGCACTTTATGCAAAATAAAATGGGGGTAAAACAATCCGAAACACAAAGTCTTCTGCTTAATGAAACCAGAGTGAGCGCCTGGGCTAGCTGGGGACGACGCACGCAGGCCGGACTTTCACAATGGGGAACGCCATCCTGGGAAGCaacgactctgaaaaagatttggggtgggggtggataatgaactgaacatgagctccccatgtgatgctgtggccaaaacagctaatgtgatcctgagaTGCCTAaccaggggaatctcgagtagaaGCAGAGAGGTTATTGCACGGgcgtatttggcactggtgtgaccgctgctggaatacagttctggtgcccacaactcCAGAAGGGTGCTGAGAAacgggagagggggcagagaagagccatgagaatgactaaaggattagaaaacctctcttagagagagagagacccaaggagctcaatctatttagtttaacagagagggttaaggggtgacttgatcacagtctataagtatctacatggggaacaaacatttaataatgggctcttcaatctagcagagaaaggtctatcccaatccaatggctagaagttgaagctagacaaatgtacatttttaacagagtaatgaatcattggagcaatttaccaaggggcGGGGTGGATTCTGCATCCCtgcccattttaaaatcaagacggGATGTTTTCTAAacgctctgctctaggaatgattgtggggcagtctctggcctgggctagtcgggaggtcagaccagatgatcacaatggtcccttctggccttgggatcgaCAGGGACGGGCACTATAAAAATGCACCTATAGCAATGTAGGCCTGGCTACTCCATTCTGCCGAGGGTATCGCATTTCTGCCATAGCATCTCACATTCAGTGTATGGACCagcttcctctccctgccccacaggccGCTTTatacctgcccccccacccccccagcctgccaATGGAGTGCAGGGCTCAGGATGCACTCATGCCATGTATTGGAATGAGAAAGGTGGGATTTACCCGCATAAGGTGGTGGGGAGTTCAAGAGGTGGGTAAACCTCTCCCTGTACACTCACATCTATAGAAGTAAATACGGTCTCTGTGACCAAAATCCATCCAATGGGATAGACCCGCggttttaacctttcttcattgGCAGGCCCCTAAAAAATGTCAAACGGTGGTGAAGGCCCCTTTGGAAGTCTTAGATATAGTCCACGGAccactggttgaaaaccactaggATAGACTATGCGACCTGCTCTACACACTGATTCAGCTGCTGGAATACGGTGTCCAGTTccggtgcccacagttcaagaaggatgctgataaattggcaGGGGTTCAGGGAAGAGCTCCAAGAATGATTAATGCTTTGTAGATCATGCCTCGTAATAGacttagactttaaggtcagaagggaccattatgatcatctagtgtgacctcctgcacaacgcaggccacggaatctcacccacccactcctgtaaccccctaacctatatctgagccattgaagtcctcaaatcgtggtttaaagacttcagagtacagagaatcctccagcaagtgacccgtgccccatgctacagaggaaggcaaaaaaaaccaacaacaaccccagagcctctgccaatctgcccgggggaaaattccttcccgaccccaactatggcgatcagctaaaccctgagcatgtgggcaagactcaccagccagcacccaggaaagaattctctgtagtaactcagatccctccccagctaacatcccatcacaggccaaaTTATAGGTGCTTAAtccatttagcttaacaaagagacgattaaggggtgacttgatttcagtctataagtaccttcatggggaactaatatttgctaatgggctcttcagtctagcagacaaatgtCTAACGAGCTCTAATAGCCGGACGTTGGAGCTAggccaattcagactggaaacaaggtgtgaatttttaacagtgaggggaatGACCCACTTACCAAGGGGCGTGCGGTGGAGtctcatcactggcaattttaaaatcaagcctGGATGTTTTTGTAGGAGCTCTGCtctggttcaaacaggaattatttcaggggaGGTCTATGGCTTGGGCTATGCAGGAGAGCAGACTAGCTGGTCacagtggtccctgctggcctcgGACTCTGAATCTTACGTACGGGCCTAACTTAAAGTCAAAGGGAGCAGTGAGATGATTGGAGGTAGGTGGGCACTGGggctccttagaggtttttaaggcccagcttgacaaagccctggctgggatgatttttagttggtgttggtcctgctttgagcaggggttggactagatgacctcctgaggcctcttccaaccctaatcttctaggattctatgaatgtCTGTTTCCCACTGCTGAGTAATttctatgaaagagaaattgtCCACTAGTTGAGGCCATAATGCTGATTTGCCTAAAAGGGGGACGGGTTGACTTAATAGGGAAAGagtttttttaatgacatttagAAACTAAATATCACTGCAAAAAAAATgaagtggaggtggaggtggcCAATATGTAGCCATTCCCCAGCCTGGTTGCAAATCCAAACACAGCAATTCTGGGCTAATGTGGACAGTGAAACTAACTAGAAACACAACAGGAAACTAACTAGCCCAGCTTTGCTGCCCTGGTGCAGTGCAATGCAAAACCATGAACATCCGCCGTAGGGACAGGCCCCTTAGAGGTGgcattttccaaagcactcagcattggcctttGAAAATCCCGGTCTGTAAGGGCTCCGCACACCGAGCGGTTTTCCATTCGATTCCGTCTTGCCTGTGTCTTTTTGCTCTTCCTGCAAAAGGGACAAAAACGTGCATGTTTTCCCAAGCAAGCTGTAAGCAGCACGGTGTGGACAGAGAAGCCCCTCCATATTTAAGGTTACAAACAGGACCCCGTTTGAAGACTGATTTCTGCAGCATCTTCcccttgaaaatatattttaaaaaaatctcatctgCCTTTTACATGTTTAGAGTCAAGTGATGTCCTAGAAAGAGGAAGGGTGATCCTgtggttaggacactagcctAGAACATGGAAGGCCTGGGTTtgagtctctgctctgccacagacttcttgtgtgaccttgggcaagtcccttagactctcagttgcccatctgtacaatggggataacagcactgccctgcctccccggAGTGGTGTGAGGCTCAGATCCCATGGTAATGGGGACCACATAAGTACCGCAGATAGAAGTCTCGGTGGGAATTTGTTCAGAAAACTTTGAATAAACGTGCGTTGAGCTTTGAGACTGAAAATGCATCCTTCTTGAAACTTTGGTGCCATGTCCTCCTCGCCCCTGCAGCATTCCTCCCCCGACTCAAAAGCAAAGTAGATTTTAAACCCTGACTCATGCAACGGGCGGTTTTCAAGGCCAGGAATAGCGCTGTGACGCTGGATCCCTGAAGCAGGCTGCGGAAGGCACGGGCCGCTGGGTAGTACTGCCAGAGGACAGACGACATTTGGTGTGATCCCATTTGAGCTGGGAGAACCCCGGGGAGCAAGGGACGTCATCCTCACATCAGATAGGCACAGAATGATTGCCTCCATCATTCCTTTTTCTCCTCCAGCCACTCTCCAGCCCCCAACCCAAagctccagcccccggcccctcccagcacacccaGGCCCTGCGTTGCTTCCGATCTTCAGAGGCACTTAGAGGGTCAGCGGATCTCATCCAGCGCATGGGCCAAACACCCTATAGGCTACAGCAGCTGGGAAAAAGCCCGGACCCCAGACTGCTCGCGTCCCGTTGGAGGAGGGGAAGGCTGTGCCGCCTCTAGAAGGAGGCAAAACCACGGCCCGGGTCAGCTCACGAGGGTTTGGGGGCACAGCTGCCTGAGGGTGAAACTGTTCGTCACACACACTGCTATGCCCAGAAGCCGTTATGTGCTGTGAAGAATCCCACCCACGGGGAAACGGAGCCAGCGAGCGATCAGAGCAAAGCGTTCAAATGTTTCGCAGGGCGCTAAGGTTAGGAAATGGCAGATTTCTGGTGGCTCAAGCCAGGGCTATGACAGGAGTTAATgtgaacggggggtggggggggcagcatttctgaAATCAGGCCACTCCTTTAGGTGCCTAAGCGTGGACCCTAAAGCCAGAAACTCTTGGCCTAAGTGTTTTGCCCCTGGCATGGCCAGGATGAGCGCCCGGCTCTTCAGCCTTCTACCCATGTGCCTTAGGCACAAGGACGCCCTGCCTGCCCCTTCTCCGGAGCAGACGccgccagcctggggttcctgcTGGCTTGATGATTAGAGCCCAGTGATCCCAAGACATTCCAAACGCGTTCCCGGCTCGCCTTGCTTTTCTGAATCTCTTCTTCCTCTTTCGAGCACCACCCTCCCACCgccgggagtgtgtgtgtgtgtggggtgggggatgtgaGGGGGGGCCTGGAACAAAGCAGCCTCCCTGGATGGACTGGGATTCGTTTACTGCTGCTTGCCCCCGAGTGCTGGGATCCCTTTGGGGGTTGCACAGCAATAGGGTCATGGCGTCCAGCGAGAGCGCAGGAGATCTGAGTGTCTAAACACTGCCCAGGCCGTGACCTCGGCATCCTCCCATGGGATGGACGGAAGCGCgcagagggccagatcctttgGGATGAAGGGACACTCTAGTCCAGCTGGGATCTGATCCTTCCCCATGTGGCACAGTCCATGTTATTATCCCGGACCCATCCTGACAAGTGGGAATCTAGGCAAAGCCTTAAACCTCTTCTGCAAACGCAGCTCCGTGGTGCCAGGGGTAGCTTATTACAGTTAATGATTTGCATGATGGTTTTCCTCCCTCATCCGCTCGCTCAGGGCTCGGCTggctgggtcttgctcacatgctgtCAGGACGAAGGTCCCGCAGCTGCACCTGCTCAGGACCCCCAACAGGTGAACAAACCAGCCAGGTGGCCTGACGGCCCCACCCCGCCTGACCTGCCGAGGAAGCCAGCGGTGCAGTTCTTAAGCCCAGCCCCAGCGCCAGCTCGCTGGCTGCGCCACGCACACACCCGCCgagtctctgcttccctgggctcgTTTCTCTCCAAGCCCTGCTCCCGCTTTGCTCCTCCACAGCTCCAGgctagcccctgccctgcccccagccttggtCAAGTCCTGTCCCTGCCTTGCTCCTGACTCAGAACCAGCCCTGACTCCGTCCTGGCTCCGACTCTGTCTCGCCC is part of the Chrysemys picta bellii isolate R12L10 chromosome 2, ASM1138683v2, whole genome shotgun sequence genome and harbors:
- the LOC101948875 gene encoding cyclin-dependent kinase 5 activator 1-like translates to MGTVLSLSPGSRKASLYEEGSSGSLAHYPGVPSAKGSGQKADKNLKRHSMFIPALTWKRLVASTKKKGSRGGGKGPAHNNNNNHPHAKDVALLNHENVKKSLSCANLASYDGGGPPLAPLSAKRISTTSVSSLKPGAFLGGGSSASPRRVVVQASTSELLKCLGEFLCRRCYRLKHLSPTEPILWLRSVDRSLLLQGWQDQAFITPVNVVFVYLLCREVIDGDSVSSEHNLQAALLTCLYLSYSYMGNEISYPLKPFLVEAAKDAFWDRCLRIINAMSGKMLRINADPHYFTQVFADLKNEGSTREDFARVLDR